GGAGTGAGCTGTTGATGTCTTCGGTATTGAAATTGGCTTTGATTCTGCTGGCGGCTGCATTGCTGGCCGGGATCGCCCGCATCATGTTTGTCAGCAGTCAGCAGTCAGCAGTCAGCAGTCAGCCCCCCGCCGGAACAGACGGTGCAGGTGCGGATCGCCGCTGCGGTATTGCCGGAAGGATTGCTGCTGCGCGAGGGTGATCTGGGCTGGAAAGCCTACGCGGAAAACGACGTCCCGAAAGGGGCGCTGATTGAAGGTAGCGCCGAAGCCAACCTTAACGGTGCGCTGGTACGCAAACAGATGAATAAAGGGGCGCTAATTCTGGCGAGTGATGTGATCCGCCCGGATGCGCCTGGTTTTCTTGCTGCGGCGCTAAAGCCGGGGATGCGTGCGGTTTCCGTGCCGGTGGATGACGTTTCTGGTAATGCGGGGCTGATTCAGCCGGGTGATTTTGTCGATATCATCCTTACTCAGCGGATGCGGCAGGCGGAGAACAATCATAACGGTAACGCACCGTTGGTAGTGAGTGAAACGGTTGTCGAACGAGTACGCATTATTGCCGTGGGTTCCAGTATACAGCGTCAAACGGAGGAGAATGGCACAGCTATTCGCGCCAATACGGTCACCATTGAGGTGGCGCCCCGTGCGGCGGAAGCGGTGACCGTGGCGGCGCAACTGGGCAGCTTATCAATGGCGTTGCGCAGTTTTGCGGTGGACGATCGGGATGCGCTCAATCGTGATAATCCGCAATATGCAACGGCATCGGTTGTGGCGTGGGACAACACAGTCGGGAAAGAAAACCGGCCTATATGGGGCGGCGATGTCTCCCGTGCATTGGGGAATACCGTCTCGAAGCCATTAGAAGAGAAGGCGACCCCGCTTAAGCCACGCCAGGTGATCATTATGCGGGGCAGTCAACGTCAGGAACAGGAGTTTGGCACCTATGCTCGCTAGTATTTCATTGCGCACTTTGATATTTACGCTGGCGTTGTCCGCTTTATCGCTGACCATGGCGGCCAGGGCGCAGACACCGCTGGCGGAGACACCGCAGGAGGAAACGCCGCTGGCGCAAACCCAGCGTGAAGAGACGCCTCCGGCGCAGACTTCTCAGGAGGAAACGCCGCTGGCGCAGACCCAGCGTGAAGAGACGCCGCTAGCGCAGACGTCGCAGGAGGAAACGCCGCTGGCGCAAACCCAGCGTCAAGAGACGCCTCCGGCGCAGACGTCGCAGGAGGAAACGCCGCTGGCGCAGATCCAGCGTGAAGAGACGCCTCCGGCGCAGACGTCGCAGGAGGAAACGCCGCTGGCGCAGATCCAGCGTGAAGAGACGCCGCAGACGCAGACGTCGCAGGAGGAAACGCCGCTGGCGCAGATCCAGCGTGAAGAGACGCCGCAGACGCAGACGTCGCAGGAGGAAACGCCGCTGGCGCAAATCCAGCGTGAAGAGACGCCGCAGACGCAGACGTCGCAGGAGGAAACGCCGCTGGCGCAGACCCAGCGTGAAGAGACGCCGCAGACGCAGACGTCGCAGGAGGAAACGCCGCTGGCGCAGACCCAGCGTGAAGAGACGCCGCAGGCGCAGACGTCGCAGGAGGAAACGCCGCTGGCGCAGATCCAGCGTGAAGAGACATCGCAGGCGCAGACGTCGCAGGAGGAAACGCCGCTGGCGCAGACCCAGCGTGAAGAGACGTCGCAGGAGGAAACGCCGCTGGCGCAGATCCAGCGTGAAGAAACACCGCTTATGCAGACACTGTTGGCGAAAACACCGCTGGTGCAGACGCCGCTGGCGAAGGCACCGTTGGTGCAGACGCCGATGGCGAGGGCACCGCTGGTGCAGACGCCGATGGCGAGGGCACCGCTGGTGCAGACGCCGCTGGCGAGGGCACCGCTGGTGCAGACGCCGCTGGCGAGGGCACCGCTGGTGCAGAGACCGCTGGCGCTGTCTGTCGGCGCTGGGAAGTTAATCAATGTCGCCGCTGAGATGACGACGGTATTTGTTGCGGACCCGGAGATAGCCGATGTGCAGTCGCCGGCTGAGGGGGCGGTGCTGGTGTTGGGGAAACGGGTAGGCACTACATCGCTGTACGTGCTGGATGCAGCGGGCAAACCGCTGCTACAGCGCACGGTGGTGGTTCGCCATAATCTGGGTGAGGTGCAAAGCTCATTACGCCAGCGTTTTCCGAAACTGCGTCTGGGGCTGACGTCGGCGCCTGGCTCGATTATGGTGGCGGGTCAGGTTCCCAACGCCGAAACCGCCGAAGCGATTGTCCAGACGATTAGTCCTTATCTGACGGAAAAGGAGCAATTACTCAACCAGTTGACGATCGCCAGCCCGGTGCAGGTGCATCTGCGGGTGCGGGTGACGGAAGTTTCGCGCTCGGTCATACAGCAACTGGGGGTGAACTGGGAAGTTATGTCCAGTCCGGGAAACTTTATGCTTGGGTTGGGCGGCATACGTGATTTTACATCCGGCTCGGGCACGGGGACCACTTATACCAGGGCGCCCGGCGCGTATGGCATCGTAGGTGGGTTCAAGACGGGCAACACGTCGATTGAAACCATGATTGACGCGCTGGATCAAGAAGGACTGGTCAGTATTCTGGCTGAACCCAATTTGACCGCGGTGTCCGGTCAGACCGCCAGCTTTCTGGCGGGCGGGGAGTTTCCGGTGCCAATCAAACAGGAATCGGATTCGATGAGCGTCGAGTTCAAACCATTCGGCGTTGCGCTTGATTTTACCCCCACGGTGCTGGGCGACGACCGCATCAGCCTCAAAGTCCGGCCTGAGATCAGCGAGATCGACCCTAATAACAGCATCGTGATGGACGGGCTGACGATCCCCGGTGTTTCTGTGCGGCGCGTCGAAACCACCGTCGAGCTTGCGAGCGGCCAGAGCTTCGCTATCGGCGGGTTGTTACAGAACAACGTCAGCGACATGCTCTCAAAAGTCCCCGGGCTGGGCTCGGTGCCTGTGTTGGGAAAACTGTTTTCTTCTTCAAATTTTCAAAACAATAAAAGCGAACTGGTGGTGATTGTCACGCCGTATCTGGTGCGGCCCGCCGCTGCCAGTCAACTGGCTACCCCGCTGGACAGCATGCGGGCCAATACCGATATCGAGTTTATTGTGAATAAAAAGCTCGGTTATGACCCGTTGCTAAATGAAGTGCCCCGGCTGACCGGGTCGGCAGGTTTTGTTTATTAGTGATTTGTGCGCAAAAGGAGTGTGAGGATGACTATTTCCACCGAGCCGCGCCGCAGTCTCGCTTTACTGGTCATCATTGGCGCGGCCATGCTGTTGGCGGGCTGTGCTTCATGGCAACGGGATGACGATGGTATGCCGGATGTTTCATCAATAACGTTGCATCAGCGCGGCGGACGCTGGGTTGCGGTTCCGCCAGACTGCTACAAATTACTGCAACCTGGCTACCACTGGAGCCTTGAAGGACGCAAGCAGGTAGCGTTTGGCTGCGCTACCTATACCAATCTGGCGATCAGTCTGGCGCGGCCACAGGATTTATCCCGACCGCGTGTTTATAGCGGTATGCAAGCGGACGCGGCGGCTTTGGCGATAACGCGCTATCGGCAGAATAAGGTCGAGCCGCTACGACAGACCGAGTCGACTTCGAAAACAGGTGAATAAGCGGATAGGGACATATGAGCGTACTGGGTGAGAAAGATCGTAGCGAACAGCGTACGGTAAACTTCGCTGCATTTGTTCAAGATGCGAGCAGTAAAGAGGAAATAACACGTTTCCTGAAGGCGAGCACCCTAACTGATAGCCGGGTCGAGCGCGGTAATATCGATGATGTGATCGCCTGGCTGAAAAAAACAGGCCGTTCACCACAGCGATTGCTGGTGGATATCTCGGGCTCCAGCGGACCGCTGGATGAGCTGGATCGGCTCGCCAATGCCTGTGAACCATCGGTACAGGTCTATGTGGTGGGGGATCGCAACGATGTCGGGCTGTATCGCAATTTGCTGCAACGCGGAGTGCAAGACTATCTGGTGAAGCCGCTGGGCGCCGAATTACTGCGCCGTACGCTGGAATCGGATGGCACTAATAGCGTGCGCCAGCGGCGTCTTGGCAAAGTTATCACGGTGGTTGGCACGCGTGGTGGGGTCGGCACCACCAGCGTGGCGACGCATCTGGCCAGAGAGCTTGCTGTTGGCGGTGCGCATCGACGCGTTGTGTATATCGATCTCGATTTTTATGGCGGCAGCGGCACCAGTATGCTGGGGCTGGCGGGCGGGAGCGCCCTGCTTGAAATTCTGGGGAATGTAAACCGTCTGGACCCGCAGTATCTGGAGCGTACGCTGTCTACGGTGGACAACAGGCTGTATGCCCTGGGTGCTGAACTGGATTATATGGACGACTATAAGCAGGCGGAAGGCGCGCTGGAGGCGCTACTGGCGACGCTCAGTCAGCATTTCCACTATGTGGTGTTGGATATTCCCCTGCGTGGCGGCGAGCTGGCTTCCGAAGCATTTTCTCATGCCAGCCTCGCCTGCGTGGTGACGGATCGGTCGGTTTATTCGGCCAGATCGCTGGTCAGGCTGGTGCGTCATATCGAGGCGCACCCCAATCCGGCGACGGTGTATAACATCGTCAATCAACCACAGCCATTGAACCGTAATAAAGCCAATATAGATGATTTCGTCAAAGCGGTAGATCTGCCTGTTGCGGTGGAAATCGGCTATGACGCCCAATCGTTGTCGCTGGCGGAAAATTTGGCAGAGGCGCTGCCGGAGCGAAGTGAGTTTGCGCAGGGCATAAAACAGCTTGCCAATATCCTGACGGGTGAAGTTCAGAGCGGGCAGCAGGCCTCGTGGTTGCAGAAGTTGTTAATGAAGGGGTCAGCATGATTTTCGGACGCAAATTGACAGTGGCGCCCGAATCGGTGACGCCGCCGCAGGAAACTTCGCCGCCAGAAAGTGATAGCGCTCAAGAGAAAAAATCGATCGCCGCGTCCGTAGTGAAAACCGCGTCCCCCGATGCGGGATCTCCGGTGGCTTACCGCCTGCCGGAAGGCGAGGATACGGTGGTGCGCTCCGAAAACTACCTCCGCATCCGCCAGACGGTATTTTCCACCATTGATGTCTCCAGCGCGCTCAATCGCAGCCGTGAAGAGGTCAGGCATGATGTCGAAACCATTATCGCCGAAACGGTGGTGATGGAAGGTATGCCGGTGACGCAGACCGAACAGCGGCTGATGGGGCAGGAGATTCTTAACGATATGTTTGGTGTAGGGCCGATTGAACCATTGTTACAGGATGAAACGGTGTCCGACATTATGGTTAATGGTCCGGATCAGATTTATGTGGAACGTTTCGGCAAGCTGGAATTAACGCCGCTTAAATTTCGCGATAACGCTCATGTTATCAGCGTCGCCCAGCGTATCGCCTCGTCAGTGGGGCGGCGGGTGGATGAGAGTAGCCCCATGGTGGATGCTCGGCTGTCCGACGGTAGCCGGGTTAACGTGATTTTACCGCCGCTGGCGATTGATGGCGCGTCGATCTCAATCCGTAAGTTCTCCCGCCGGGATCTGACGCTACAGCGGCTGATAGCAAGAAACTGCCTTTCGCCGGCCATGGCCAGGGTGTTGGAGATCGCGGCCGCCAGCCGGCTCAATATCATTATTTCCGGCGGCACGGGGTCGGGGAAGACCACGCTGCTTAATGCGTTGTCGCGGTTTATCTCTGTGAATGAACGTATTATCACCGTTGAAGACGCGGCCGAATTGCAGCTACAGCAGCCTCATGTATTGAGACTTGAGACGCGGCCGGCGAATATGGAAGGGAGCGGTAAAGTGGCTCAGGGGGATTTGGTGCGCAACGCGCTGCGTATGCGGCCTGACCGGATCATCCTGGGTGAGACGCGAGGCGTGGAGGCGCTGGATGTGTTGCAGGCGATGAATACCGGCCATGACGGTTCGATGACAACCCTGCATGCCAACAACCCGCG
This is a stretch of genomic DNA from Brenneria rubrifaciens. It encodes these proteins:
- a CDS encoding CpaD family pilus assembly lipoprotein, coding for MTISTEPRRSLALLVIIGAAMLLAGCASWQRDDDGMPDVSSITLHQRGGRWVAVPPDCYKLLQPGYHWSLEGRKQVAFGCATYTNLAISLARPQDLSRPRVYSGMQADAAALAITRYRQNKVEPLRQTESTSKTGE
- a CDS encoding CpaF family protein, whose amino-acid sequence is MIFGRKLTVAPESVTPPQETSPPESDSAQEKKSIAASVVKTASPDAGSPVAYRLPEGEDTVVRSENYLRIRQTVFSTIDVSSALNRSREEVRHDVETIIAETVVMEGMPVTQTEQRLMGQEILNDMFGVGPIEPLLQDETVSDIMVNGPDQIYVERFGKLELTPLKFRDNAHVISVAQRIASSVGRRVDESSPMVDARLSDGSRVNVILPPLAIDGASISIRKFSRRDLTLQRLIARNCLSPAMARVLEIAAASRLNIIISGGTGSGKTTLLNALSRFISVNERIITVEDAAELQLQQPHVLRLETRPANMEGSGKVAQGDLVRNALRMRPDRIILGETRGVEALDVLQAMNTGHDGSMTTLHANNPRDALIRLESMVLMANGNLPLYSIRRQISSAVHMIVQVERMRDGTRRVTSITELAGMEGEVIVTQELFRFSYDASAFDDEVKGTFDSSGMRPIFAERARYYGMEIALLEAMRP
- a CDS encoding type II and III secretion system protein family protein, yielding MLASISLRTLIFTLALSALSLTMAARAQTPLAETPQEETPLAQTQREETPPAQTSQEETPLAQTQREETPLAQTSQEETPLAQTQRQETPPAQTSQEETPLAQIQREETPPAQTSQEETPLAQIQREETPQTQTSQEETPLAQIQREETPQTQTSQEETPLAQIQREETPQTQTSQEETPLAQTQREETPQTQTSQEETPLAQTQREETPQAQTSQEETPLAQIQREETSQAQTSQEETPLAQTQREETSQEETPLAQIQREETPLMQTLLAKTPLVQTPLAKAPLVQTPMARAPLVQTPMARAPLVQTPLARAPLVQTPLARAPLVQRPLALSVGAGKLINVAAEMTTVFVADPEIADVQSPAEGAVLVLGKRVGTTSLYVLDAAGKPLLQRTVVVRHNLGEVQSSLRQRFPKLRLGLTSAPGSIMVAGQVPNAETAEAIVQTISPYLTEKEQLLNQLTIASPVQVHLRVRVTEVSRSVIQQLGVNWEVMSSPGNFMLGLGGIRDFTSGSGTGTTYTRAPGAYGIVGGFKTGNTSIETMIDALDQEGLVSILAEPNLTAVSGQTASFLAGGEFPVPIKQESDSMSVEFKPFGVALDFTPTVLGDDRISLKVRPEISEIDPNNSIVMDGLTIPGVSVRRVETTVELASGQSFAIGGLLQNNVSDMLSKVPGLGSVPVLGKLFSSSNFQNNKSELVVIVTPYLVRPAAASQLATPLDSMRANTDIEFIVNKKLGYDPLLNEVPRLTGSAGFVY
- the cpaB gene encoding Flp pilus assembly protein CpaB is translated as MQVRIAAAVLPEGLLLREGDLGWKAYAENDVPKGALIEGSAEANLNGALVRKQMNKGALILASDVIRPDAPGFLAAALKPGMRAVSVPVDDVSGNAGLIQPGDFVDIILTQRMRQAENNHNGNAPLVVSETVVERVRIIAVGSSIQRQTEENGTAIRANTVTIEVAPRAAEAVTVAAQLGSLSMALRSFAVDDRDALNRDNPQYATASVVAWDNTVGKENRPIWGGDVSRALGNTVSKPLEEKATPLKPRQVIIMRGSQRQEQEFGTYAR
- a CDS encoding AAA family ATPase, translated to MSVLGEKDRSEQRTVNFAAFVQDASSKEEITRFLKASTLTDSRVERGNIDDVIAWLKKTGRSPQRLLVDISGSSGPLDELDRLANACEPSVQVYVVGDRNDVGLYRNLLQRGVQDYLVKPLGAELLRRTLESDGTNSVRQRRLGKVITVVGTRGGVGTTSVATHLARELAVGGAHRRVVYIDLDFYGGSGTSMLGLAGGSALLEILGNVNRLDPQYLERTLSTVDNRLYALGAELDYMDDYKQAEGALEALLATLSQHFHYVVLDIPLRGGELASEAFSHASLACVVTDRSVYSARSLVRLVRHIEAHPNPATVYNIVNQPQPLNRNKANIDDFVKAVDLPVAVEIGYDAQSLSLAENLAEALPERSEFAQGIKQLANILTGEVQSGQQASWLQKLLMKGSA